From Verrucomicrobiota bacterium:
GTCCCCGAGGATGCGCGGAGTCATCACAGATTTATCCAGAATACAGGTGGCCCCGAGGTTAAGGGCTTGGCATTCGAGCTCCTCGGAACAAGAGGCTGAAAACATCAGGACAGGCATTTGGCTTGTGAACGTATATTTACGAAGATACTCCAGGATATCCATGCCATTCATATCAGGAAGCATGATGTCGAGGATGATTGCGTCCGGAGTGAGCTCATCGATCATACTTAATGCTGTTTGACCATCCATGGCGACTCGGACAGTGAATCCTAGTTCCATGAGTTTGATCGAATAGATTTTGGTTAAAATCTTATCATCATCTATGAGTAATATCGAGTTTAGCATGATTTTTCCTAGGTCATACTCTCAGTGATCGATAGTAAACATACCCTAAACCCTGTTTTTTTCAATTTTATGTTTTATCCGGGAGACACACAGGTACAAAGATTTTGCATCAATAGCCCTGAGGGTCTTAGTGAATACCAAGGTAAGTCATCATCGATTTTGCGGCGTAAGTGCCTGTGGCGAAAGAGCCCTGGAGCAAATAACCACCGGTGGGAGCTTCCCAGTCGATCATCTCTCCGGCGGCGAATACACCGGGCAATTTGCGTAACATCAATGCC
This genomic window contains:
- a CDS encoding response regulator encodes the protein MLNSILLIDDDKILTKIYSIKLMELGFTVRVAMDGQTALSMIDELTPDAIILDIMLPDMNGMDILEYLRKYTFTSQMPVLMFSASCSEELECQALNLGATCILDKSVMTPRILGD